The genomic segment GGAGCACCATGACGGGGCCCCAGACGTGGACCATCGTTGTGTCAAAGTCGAGTGGGGGCAAGTTGTTGAGCCCGATCGACGGTTCGCTGAAACCGCGGCTGATGTCGCGGAACCCCTGATAGGGGTGTTCGGGCAGGAGCCTGAGCGCCGCATCGTCTCCTCGCTCTTGCCAGGTGCCGACTTCTCGCGCGATGAACGTGCAGGCGTCGTCACCACATGCCTTGCAGTTTTCTTCGACCACCAGGATGTCGCAGTCCAGGGTACCGGAGAGCCACCCGGAGGTGTATCCAGCGCTCAGTGCACAACAGGCTGTGGTTTCGGGGCCAAACTTCGAGAGTCGGGCGTCGGCCTCGTAGTGTTCGGGCCAAGCCCCGGGGATCTCGATCTCGCCGCTGGTGTGCCCAACGGTTGGATGAGTGAAATGGATGGCGAGCAGGGTCGACTCGGCCACCGACTCGTCTTGCTCCAGCATCTCCATGGCGCACATGCGGTAGGCGTCTCGCAGTCCGAACAGGAGCCCGATCTGAAAAAGCGCTCGACCTGCGCCCAGGGATTCGAGTTCATCCTCGATTTCGACCAACAGCGAGGCGAGGAAGCGGCCGTTCATGAAGAGCTTTGGGTCGCTCATCAGCAGTGTTTCCGGACCAAAGCCCAGGGCCGAAAGGATGTCCATTTCGGATGCAACTTTTTTCGCTGTGGTCACTCGCTAGCCCTCGATGAATGAATAGATGTCGAATTGTTGGTTTCTTGCGATGAAGATTTCGCCTTCGTCGTCGAGCAGCTTCAAACAGGCGTCGACACAGACCGGGTCGAACTGGCTGCCGGAGAACTTGTGCAGTTCGCGCACGACGGTTTCGAGGGGCAATGCCTTGCGGTACGGCCGGTCGCTGGTCATGGCCTCGACGGTGTCGGCAACCAGAATGATGCGAGAGGGTTGCGGAATCTGGTCGCCCGCCAGTTGCATGGGGTAACCGGAACTGCTGCCGTCGAACCATTCGTGATGGTGGCGAACGCACGGCACAATGTGACTCAAGAACTCGACCGGTTCGAGGATCTTCGCTCCGATCTCCGGGTGCTTCTGAATCTCGCGGTACTCTTCGTCGCTCAATTTCGATGGCTTCGTGATGATCGCGTCCGGAATGCCGATCTTGCCTACGTCGTGGAGCAATCCGGCGAAGTAGATGCGCTCGATCATTTCATTGCGCAGGTTCATCTGCCGTGCAATTCGTGAGGAGTAGACTGCGACGCGGTCCGAATGACCTCGGGTGTAGTGGTCCTTGGCGTCGATCGCCTCGGCCAGCGCGCGAATGGTCTGGATATAGGCTGTGCTGAGTTCCTGGTTCTTGAGGGCGAGCTGCTTGGTGCGGTCTCGGACCTTGACTTCGAGATTGCGGTTCATGTCCTGGAGCTTGAAGTTTTGCTCCCGCGAGACGGTATTGAGTCGCTTGATCTCGGATTTCAGGTCGTAGTGATCGAATGCCTGGCGCAGGGTGGCGCGCAGTTCGTCGTCGTTCCATGGCTTTGTGATCAAGCGATAGATCTCGCCCTGGTTGATGGCATCGACGGCAATGGCCATTTCCGTATAGCCGGTCAGCATCATGCGGATGGTGTCAGAGTGCTGTTCCCGCACCGCGGAGAGAAATTCGACACCACTCATGGTCGGCATGCGCTGATCCGTCACCACGACTTGAGGCGGGGTTTTGCGCATGATTTCCAGTGCCTCGGCCGGATCGGTGGCCGTGAGCACACGCATGGGCTCGTGGCGAAGCAGACGTTGAATCGCTTTCAGGATATTGACTTCGTCGTCGACAAACAGGACTGCGTGTTCGGTCACGAACCGATCTCCAATCAGGTGTAATTCAGGGGCAGCATGGGAACTCAACGGGGTATCCCGGCACTAGAGTCGTATCGGCGCGACACGGGAACGTCCTTTGGCTTCTGTTCATCCGATGCGGAAAAATACAGCCGGCAACAGTCGCGCCGAACCGTCGCCGAGACTCGAACGACAGGCCAAGCTGCACCAAATTGCCTTGCTCGTGCGCACAATTTGCGCACCGTTGGCGTGGCAGTGCAACGTGTAGCCGGTTTGCGGATGAAAGTGGTGCGAAAGGGTCGTGGATTGCGCGCGATTTGCGCGTCTCTGATCGCGCTATTGGCTAGTGGAGGCCAGCCCCAGGCGTTGCCGCATATC from the Myxococcales bacterium genome contains:
- a CDS encoding response regulator yields the protein MTEHAVLFVDDEVNILKAIQRLLRHEPMRVLTATDPAEALEIMRKTPPQVVVTDQRMPTMSGVEFLSAVREQHSDTIRMMLTGYTEMAIAVDAINQGEIYRLITKPWNDDELRATLRQAFDHYDLKSEIKRLNTVSREQNFKLQDMNRNLEVKVRDRTKQLALKNQELSTAYIQTIRALAEAIDAKDHYTRGHSDRVAVYSSRIARQMNLRNEMIERIYFAGLLHDVGKIGIPDAIITKPSKLSDEEYREIQKHPEIGAKILEPVEFLSHIVPCVRHHHEWFDGSSSGYPMQLAGDQIPQPSRIILVADTVEAMTSDRPYRKALPLETVVRELHKFSGSQFDPVCVDACLKLLDDEGEIFIARNQQFDIYSFIEG